One window of Daphnia carinata strain CSIRO-1 unplaced genomic scaffold, CSIRO_AGI_Dcar_HiC_V3 NW_026453012.1, whole genome shotgun sequence genomic DNA carries:
- the LOC130692766 gene encoding putative ankyrin repeat protein RF_0381, protein MSLTTAVSVDGIQFDRNDFLWEGKYGKVYQGTYKGQSIAVKRIEKSVQQQDRELKILQELDHPNVIKFVHSASDADFNYFALELCDASLDQVFLNENDPRKYKGPALPNNFEVFSQLATGLKYIHSKQLIHRDIKPENILISVKHTDKGKNITIKWADFGLSREVSERGTFIMSGVKGTLLWFSPEEIEIMGRNLLTGKNKGSIKSDVFAEGLVFGYILLKGRHIYGENDIEIVTNMQNTNLVNMGEIHQKHLARNLIERMLTMAPDTRITSEEVFNELQCIKIKHSEEEIHLHQLCRRPTTDNRNKIESLMQLGVDLNAKDNNGWNALHLLCQNNSSQHLVDAIKLLIELGIDKDAKTNTGLNALHLLCRYDSSPHLIDAIKLLIQLGIDKNAKTNHGSNALHLWCSNNSASSPHLIDAITFLTELGIDKEAKTNDEWNVLHLLCSDNSASRPHLINAITFLTKLSIDINAKTNDGWNVLHLLCSDNSNPHLIDTIKLLIEIGFDKKVTNNYGGNALYFLCRYNSSPHLIDAITFLIKLGIDINAKTNDGWNAFHILCSNNSSPHLIDAIRFLIWYGIDKNAKTNAGWNALHILCYNNSSPHLIEAIKLLIELGIDKNAKINKGSNALHLLCQNNSSPRLTDAIKHLINLGINKYAKSNNEGNALHFLCSNNSSPHLIDAIKLLIELGIDKDAKNNRGGNALHVLCSNNSSPHLIDAIKLLIKLGIDINAKTNAGSNVLHLLCRNNSSPHLTDTIELLIERGIDKDAKNNDGLSALHLLCSNNSSPKLTDAIKLLVELDIDINAKTKDGWNALHCLCHNSSTPHLIDAIKLLIDLGIDKNAKTNYESNALHDLCYNNSSPHLIDAIKLLIELGIDKNAKTNEGANALHDLCYNNSSPHLTTIPFFGWNAYDLSQRNPNLRNCNLYEIFKSG, encoded by the exons ATGTCATTGACTACTGCCGTAAGTGTAGATGGCATCCAATTCGATCGCAATGATTTTTTATGGGAAGGTAAATATGGTAAAGTGTATCAAGGTACTTATAAAGGTCAAAGTATAGCAGTCAAACGAATAGAGAAGAGTGTTCAACAACAAGACAGGGAGTTAAAAATTCTGCAGGAATTAGACCACCCCAATGTAATAAAATTTGTTCACTCCGCAAGCGATGCCGACTTCAA TTACTTTGCTTTGGAATTATGCGACGCGTCCTTGGATCAGGTGTTTCTAAATGAGAACGATCCTCGGAAATATAAAGGACCTGCATTACCAAATAATTTCGAGGTTTTCTCCCAGCTAGCCACTGGTCTCAAATACATTCATTCGAAGCAACTAATCCATCGGGACATTAAACCGGAAAACATTCTCATTTCAGTGAAACATACTGACAAAGGTAAAAACATAACGATCAAGTGGGCTGATTTTGGATTGTCACGAGAAGTGAGTGAAAGGGGAACATTCATAATGAGTGGAGTCAAAGGGACTCTACTTTGGTTCTCTCCAGAAGAGATAGAAATTATGGGCAGAAACCTACTAACTGGAAAGAATAAAGGCTCCATCAAAAGCGACGTATTTGCAGAAGGCCTCGTCTTCGGTTATATTCTCTTGAAAGGAAGACATATCTACGGTGAAAATGATATAGAAATTGTAACGAACATGCAAAACACCAACTTAGTTAATATGGGTG aaattcacCAGAAACATTTAGCACGTAACTTGATAGAACGAATGTTGACCATGGCACCTGATACAAGAATTACATCTGAAGAAGTGTTTAATGAACTTCAATGCATCAAAATTAAA CATAGCGAAGAAGAAATACACCTGCATCAGCTGTGTAGACGTCCAACAACAGATAATAGGAATAAAATCGAATCTTTAATGCAACTCGGTGTCGACTTAAACGCTAAGGATAacaatggatggaatgcgcttcatcttttatgtcaaaacaattcaagccaacacttggtcgatgcgattaaactgttgatcgaactcggcatcgacaaggacgcaaaaacCAATACTGGATTGAacgcgcttcatcttttgtgtcgatacgATTCAAgtccacacttaatcgatgcgattaaactcttgatccaactcggcatcgacaaaaacgcaaaaaccaaccatggatcgaatgcgcttcatctttggtgttctaacaattcagcttccagcccacacttaatcgatgcgattacaTTCTTGACCGAACTTGGCATCGACAAGGaagcaaaaaccaacgatgaaTGGAATgtgcttcatcttttgtgttctgaCAATTCAGCTTCCAGGCCACACTTAATCAATGCGATTACATTCTTGACCAAACTTAGCATCGACATAAACGCAAAAACgaacgatggatggaatgtgcttcatcttttgtgttctgaCAATTCAaacccacatttaatcgatacgattaaactcttgatcgaaatCGGCTTCGATAAAAAGGTAACGAATAACTATGGAGGAAATgcgctttattttttgtgtcgatacaattcgagcccacatttaatcgatgcgattacaTTCTTGATCAAACTTGGCATCGATATAAACGCAAAAACGaatgatggatggaatgcgtttcatattttgtgttctaacaattcaagcccacatttaatagATGCGATTAGATTTTTGATCTGGtacggcatcgacaaaaacgcaaaaaccaacgctggatggaatgcgcttcatattttgtgttataacaattcaagcccacatttaatcgaagcgattaaactcttgatcgaactcggcatcgacaaaaacgcaaaaatcaacaagggatcgaatgcgcttcatcttttgtgtcaaaacaattcaagcccacgtTTAACTGATGCGATTAAACACTTGATTAATCTTGGCATCAACAAATACGCAAAGAGTAACAATGAAGGGAATgcacttcattttttgtgttctaacaattccaGCCCACAcctaatcgatgcgattaaactcttgatcgaactcggcatcgacaaggacgcaaagaaCAACAGGGGAGGGAATGCGCTTCAtgttttgtgttctaacaattccagcccacacttaatcgatgcgattaaactcttgatcaaactcggcatcgacataaacgcaaaaaccaacgctGGATCCAATgtgcttcatcttttgtgtcgaaacaattcaagcccacacttaaccGATACGATTGAGCTCTTGATCGAACGCGGCATagacaaggacgcaaagaacaacgatggattgagtgcgcttcatcttttgtgttctaacaattcaagcccaaaattaaccgatgcgattaaactttTGGTCGAACTCGACATAGACATAAACGCAAAAACGAAAGATGggtggaatgcgcttcattgtTTGTGTCATAACAGTTCAaccccacatttaatcgatgcgattaaactcttgatcgatctcggcatcgacaaaaacgcaaaaaccaactatgaatcgaatgcgcttcatgatttgtgttataacaattcaagcccacatttaatcgatgcgattaaactcttgatcgaactcggcatcgacaaaaacgcaaaaaccaacgaaggagcgaatgcgcttcatgatttgtgttataacaattcaagcccacatttaac AACCATCCCCTTCTTTGGATGGAATGCATACGATCTGAGTCAGCGCAATCCAAATCTTAGAAACTGCAACCTGTACGAAATCTTTAAATCCGGATGA